A window of Macrotis lagotis isolate mMagLag1 chromosome X, bilby.v1.9.chrom.fasta, whole genome shotgun sequence contains these coding sequences:
- the CABP1 gene encoding calcium-binding protein 1 isoform X3 yields MGNCVKSPLRNLSRKDRELRPEEIEELREAFKEFDKDKDGYINCRDLGNCMRTMGYMPTEMELIELSQQINMNLGGHVDFDDFVELMGPKLLAETADMIGVKELRDAFREFDTNGDGEISTNELREAMRKLLGHQVGHRDIEEIIRDVDLNGDGRVDFEEFVRMMSR; encoded by the exons GACAGAGAGCTTCGACCAGAGGAGATTGAAG AATTAAGAGAAGCCTTCAAAGAATTTGACAAAGACAAGGATGGCTACATCAACTGCAGGGACCTGGGCAACTGTATGAGAACCATGGGCTACATGCCTACAGAGATGGAACTGATAGAACTCTCTCAGCAAATCAATATGAACT TGGGAGGCCATGTGGATTTTGATGACTTTGTAGAGTTGATGGGGCCAAAACTACTGGCAGAAACAGCAGATATGATTGGAGTAAAGGAACTTCGAGATGCCTTCCGAGAG TTTGACACCAATGGTGATGGGGAGATCAGCACCAACGAGCTCCGGGAGGCCATGAGGAAGCTACTGGGTCACCAAGTAGGTCACAGAGACATCGAGGAAATCATCCGGGATGTGGATCTTAATGGGGATGGGCGTGTAGATTTTGAAG AATTTGTGCGAATGATGTCCCGCTGA